A genomic region of Novipirellula artificiosorum contains the following coding sequences:
- a CDS encoding RDD family protein: MYVIGVARNGSSSGKRMLGLRVVGESGGKVGNGRVSIRFAVAYPLWVLTALRFLYHASISGSVFPFEQHAIVACCVIQTCVTIASLVMMWTRADRKTLHDLAAGTIVIRDESDGLYRRRRMKVRK, from the coding sequence ATGTATGTCATCGGAGTGGCGCGAAACGGAAGCTCGTCAGGCAAGCGAATGCTGGGCTTGCGGGTCGTGGGAGAAAGCGGTGGAAAAGTCGGCAACGGACGAGTTTCGATACGATTCGCGGTCGCTTATCCGTTGTGGGTGCTCACTGCATTACGTTTTTTGTACCACGCCAGTATTTCTGGCAGCGTCTTTCCCTTCGAGCAGCACGCGATAGTCGCTTGCTGTGTCATCCAGACATGCGTCACAATCGCGTCGCTCGTCATGATGTGGACACGAGCGGATCGAAAAACGCTTCACGACTTGGCCGCAGGAACGATCGTGATTCGTGACGAGAGCGACGGTCTCTATCGTCGGAGACGAATGAAAGTCAGGAAATAA
- a CDS encoding HEAT repeat domain-containing protein, whose product MKLKLVIPVFLVGLFAVGLAYEVAQRRDGIEQDATDVLVTNDVERELKRYLNGLESDSPIFQRYGKFVALKGAGHQRGTGFKIGGYLSITRIAVFEKAEVRCPLRIYARGPLSVRPRMMPTKEWMDKNLHASVEKSGNEFIVKAPGMTTATSLEISATHPKFFSSTSDRRRAEQMEESVNKAIAILEKGVTQEQPQQQNSAREWFQSQKQTAPVDIFLSKAFEHQDLKVQMEAAKLLSLPSPGYGKVSHADSTIAFLLDVIADSEQDDVLRKTIVSALMLNYENQRKLLYTRLRDMGNDAHIFIPVLASSLNAKKARHMSKGGAFDAPIGAVELLGEWGPAAKDAVPALATTVETHPNQWDMAPAAAKALGEIGPAAEAAIGALIRASGSSHANVRAAATAALEKVHTGGELPKNYDVSAEGPIEKLGFNFMPKPRHTFWLGETGDRIWSIVNDKTTSGLWEIDFEDRVYRQSVAFNLDGLVDVYPTSNTINLLRVTKSEIGYQVIVDRWSRESRSLVTSIELADIPKLSDGQRLNLRNIVWDEDAKTIAFVQITSKPVDGKPNAWRELRRLHLFDLATNRSLINKKVKEYLMDPIAFGDATSELYFYGYCFSNKKHCIASMDLKSNDFTPIEDTELSGYAAIDVEGHLAVYQVRGSSKIPLKLLNLRTSKVIALGTTDDAARQNRPWNIAFKFLGNEKQIAVVTDSSIDIFETESGNVIRQVNIFSPNGGPRTLPIMIDATGDTLVLLASSTGGATSKTGLWVRREKIGMTPINDAPNAQRRR is encoded by the coding sequence ATGAAACTAAAACTCGTCATCCCTGTGTTCCTTGTCGGACTGTTTGCTGTTGGTTTGGCCTACGAGGTGGCCCAACGGCGTGACGGTATTGAGCAAGATGCAACCGATGTATTGGTAACGAACGACGTAGAGCGTGAATTGAAACGGTATCTCAACGGCCTGGAATCTGATTCCCCGATCTTTCAACGATACGGCAAGTTCGTTGCCTTAAAAGGCGCGGGACATCAGCGTGGAACCGGGTTCAAGATTGGCGGATACCTGTCGATTACGCGCATAGCAGTATTTGAAAAAGCCGAAGTTCGATGCCCGCTGAGGATCTACGCTCGAGGACCGCTATCCGTCCGCCCCCGAATGATGCCGACCAAAGAGTGGATGGACAAAAACCTTCATGCTTCCGTCGAAAAGTCAGGAAACGAATTTATTGTAAAAGCACCGGGCATGACGACTGCCACGTCACTGGAGATCAGCGCAACACACCCGAAATTCTTTTCTAGCACTTCTGATCGGCGTCGCGCAGAGCAAATGGAGGAATCAGTCAACAAAGCGATTGCCATTTTGGAAAAAGGGGTCACCCAAGAGCAACCACAACAACAAAATTCTGCGCGAGAGTGGTTCCAGTCTCAAAAGCAAACCGCGCCAGTCGACATATTCTTGAGCAAAGCGTTTGAGCATCAGGATCTTAAAGTTCAAATGGAAGCGGCGAAGTTGCTGTCACTTCCTAGCCCCGGCTACGGAAAAGTCTCTCACGCCGACTCCACGATCGCATTCTTATTGGATGTCATCGCGGATAGCGAACAAGACGATGTCCTTCGCAAAACAATCGTTTCGGCATTGATGCTGAACTATGAAAACCAGCGAAAGTTGCTGTATACAAGGCTGCGTGACATGGGGAACGACGCACACATTTTCATCCCGGTGCTTGCATCATCATTGAACGCAAAAAAGGCCCGGCACATGTCAAAAGGTGGCGCTTTTGATGCGCCGATTGGAGCGGTCGAGTTGCTGGGAGAATGGGGGCCGGCCGCGAAAGACGCCGTGCCCGCTTTGGCAACGACGGTGGAGACTCATCCCAATCAGTGGGACATGGCGCCGGCCGCAGCAAAGGCTCTTGGGGAGATCGGGCCTGCAGCAGAAGCAGCCATTGGGGCATTGATCCGCGCGAGTGGTTCATCACACGCCAACGTCCGCGCCGCCGCGACCGCCGCACTGGAAAAAGTTCACACAGGCGGTGAGCTACCTAAGAATTACGACGTGTCCGCAGAAGGTCCGATCGAAAAACTCGGTTTCAACTTTATGCCCAAGCCGCGCCACACATTTTGGCTCGGTGAAACAGGGGATCGGATCTGGTCGATCGTCAACGACAAAACCACATCCGGGTTGTGGGAAATCGATTTTGAAGATCGTGTGTACCGCCAATCAGTGGCATTCAACTTGGATGGTTTGGTTGATGTCTATCCAACCAGCAACACCATCAACTTGCTGCGAGTGACGAAATCAGAGATTGGATACCAGGTCATCGTTGACCGGTGGTCGCGAGAATCACGCAGTCTTGTGACAAGCATCGAACTGGCTGACATTCCAAAGCTCTCCGACGGCCAAAGACTAAACTTGCGGAACATCGTCTGGGACGAAGATGCGAAAACAATTGCATTCGTCCAGATTACATCGAAACCGGTCGACGGAAAACCGAACGCATGGAGAGAATTACGCCGTCTTCACCTCTTTGACTTGGCGACCAATCGCAGTTTGATCAACAAAAAGGTAAAGGAATATTTGATGGATCCGATCGCGTTCGGCGATGCAACAAGTGAACTGTATTTCTACGGATATTGCTTTAGCAACAAGAAACATTGCATAGCTTCAATGGACTTGAAATCCAACGACTTCACACCCATCGAGGACACGGAGCTTTCTGGCTACGCAGCCATCGACGTAGAAGGCCATCTGGCGGTTTACCAAGTTCGCGGCAGTAGCAAGATTCCTCTCAAGCTTCTGAACCTTCGCACGAGCAAAGTCATAGCACTTGGAACCACCGATGACGCGGCCCGGCAAAATCGACCTTGGAACATTGCGTTTAAGTTTCTTGGAAATGAAAAGCAGATCGCTGTCGTCACAGATTCATCGATCGATATCTTCGAAACCGAATCAGGGAATGTGATTCGGCAAGTCAATATTTTCAGTCCCAATGGAGGCCCACGTACACTACCCATTATGATTGACGCCACTGGTGATACGCTTGTTCTTCTGGCGTCGAGCACAGGCGGTGCCACTAGCAAAACCGGGCTTTGGGTTCGCCGCGAAAAGATCGGCATGACACCGATCAACGATGCCCCAAATGCTCAGCGACGACGCTAG
- a CDS encoding L-rhamnose mutarotase: MMTGKQHRLSFVALTTLLLLSGCSNETKPPERYCWVTGLKPEKADYYEKLHADPWPGVSRMIRNCNIRSYSIHKREIDGKLYLFSYLEYIGDDFESDMKKMAADPETQRWWKETDPCQLPLPDAAAEGGMWSDTQEVFYLQQP, from the coding sequence ATGATGACCGGCAAGCAACATCGACTCTCATTCGTCGCCCTCACGACACTCCTCTTGCTTTCCGGTTGCTCCAACGAGACAAAGCCACCGGAACGCTATTGCTGGGTCACCGGGCTCAAGCCCGAGAAGGCGGATTACTACGAGAAGCTGCACGCCGACCCGTGGCCGGGAGTCAGCAGGATGATCCGCAATTGCAACATTCGTAGCTATTCGATTCACAAGCGCGAGATCGACGGAAAGCTTTATCTGTTCTCCTACCTCGAGTACATCGGCGACGACTTCGAGAGCGACATGAAAAAGATGGCGGCCGACCCCGAGACCCAGCGCTGGTGGAAGGAAACCGATCCCTGCCAGCTTCCGCTCCCTGACGCCGCCGCCGAGGGCGGCATGTGGTCCGATACCCAGGAAGTCTTCTACCTTCAACAGCCATGA
- a CDS encoding alpha-L-fucosidase: MSVAPPEAIANWQDMRFGMFVHWGPVSLKGTEIGWSRGREVPIEEYDALYKQFNPVNFDAAEWARVAKAAGMKYLVLTTKHHDGFCLWDSAATEYDIMSTPFGRDVVKELSEACRKEGIAFGTYYSSCDWYHPAFPLGSPGGRMEKPNPDLEAYGAYLQQQTTELVTKYGPLLTIWFDVPQSYGADLGIPMATNLRDMQPGILFNNRIYAEPGRTKKFSQQRAVGDYDTPEQRIGAYQDDRPWETCMTICRQWAWKPDDKMKSLQECIRTLVTCAGGNGNLLFNVGPMPDGRIEMRQVERLKEMGKWLEKHGESIYGTRGGPIKPGPGFVTTRKGNTMYLHVLPEAPDPIELPALPCKIVNAEIIGGEEVTIQTRNDSWLVSLPDAARQPIDTVVRITLDRPVMDLVAIEAPKEFGPATASHVFREDHGRYGPGKAFDGNPSTRWAVDAGTRECWLQAQLAKPAPIRGIEIDETPEYAGRVVKFSLKVKSGTQWVTVAEGEKLGKFRAEFDPVKATAIRLEISSAMDGPNISEVRVLRVSKLR; encoded by the coding sequence GTGTCCGTCGCCCCTCCAGAAGCGATTGCCAACTGGCAGGACATGCGGTTCGGTATGTTCGTCCATTGGGGCCCGGTGAGTCTCAAAGGCACGGAGATCGGCTGGTCGCGTGGACGGGAGGTGCCGATCGAAGAATACGACGCACTTTACAAGCAATTCAATCCGGTCAACTTTGATGCGGCCGAGTGGGCGCGAGTTGCCAAAGCCGCCGGAATGAAATACCTCGTGCTCACCACCAAGCATCACGATGGCTTTTGTCTATGGGACAGCGCGGCCACCGAATACGACATCATGTCCACGCCTTTTGGGCGGGACGTGGTGAAGGAACTCAGCGAAGCCTGCCGCAAGGAAGGGATCGCATTCGGAACCTACTACTCCTCCTGTGATTGGTACCATCCCGCGTTTCCCCTTGGCAGTCCCGGAGGCAGGATGGAGAAGCCCAACCCGGATCTCGAAGCGTACGGTGCCTACCTACAGCAGCAGACCACCGAACTGGTGACCAAGTATGGTCCCCTGCTGACGATCTGGTTCGACGTGCCGCAATCATATGGCGCCGATCTGGGAATTCCGATGGCAACCAATCTGCGTGACATGCAGCCGGGCATTCTGTTCAACAATCGCATTTATGCAGAGCCGGGACGCACGAAAAAATTCAGCCAACAACGTGCCGTTGGCGACTACGACACCCCGGAGCAACGCATCGGCGCCTATCAAGACGACAGGCCGTGGGAGACCTGCATGACGATCTGCCGCCAATGGGCGTGGAAACCGGATGACAAAATGAAATCGCTCCAAGAATGCATTCGGACGCTGGTGACCTGCGCAGGCGGAAACGGCAACCTGCTCTTCAACGTGGGACCGATGCCGGACGGGCGAATCGAAATGCGACAGGTCGAGCGGCTCAAGGAAATGGGCAAATGGCTTGAGAAACACGGTGAGAGCATCTACGGCACGCGCGGCGGGCCAATTAAACCCGGGCCGGGATTTGTCACCACCCGCAAGGGAAACACGATGTACCTGCATGTGCTCCCGGAGGCGCCGGATCCAATCGAACTGCCCGCCTTGCCCTGCAAGATCGTCAATGCCGAGATCATCGGTGGTGAAGAGGTGACTATCCAAACGCGGAATGACTCCTGGTTGGTGTCTCTGCCCGATGCCGCGCGACAGCCGATTGATACCGTAGTGAGAATTACCCTCGACCGCCCGGTCATGGACTTGGTGGCGATCGAGGCGCCGAAGGAATTCGGCCCGGCGACCGCGTCCCATGTTTTTCGGGAGGACCACGGGCGTTATGGACCCGGGAAGGCCTTCGACGGCAACCCAAGTACCCGCTGGGCAGTTGACGCGGGAACCCGCGAATGCTGGCTCCAAGCACAGCTCGCGAAACCAGCCCCGATTCGCGGAATCGAGATAGACGAGACCCCCGAGTATGCCGGCCGGGTCGTGAAGTTTTCCCTCAAAGTGAAGAGCGGAACCCAATGGGTGACGGTCGCGGAGGGCGAAAAGCTGGGCAAGTTCCGTGCCGAGTTTGATCCCGTGAAAGCCACCGCGATCCGATTAGAGATCTCCAGTGCAATGGATGGTCCGAACATCTCGGAAGTGCGCGTTTTAAGAGTCAGCAAGCTCCGATGA
- a CDS encoding arylsulfatase, whose protein sequence is MTDSDHHLSMAPLMGLCLLAVFPCGSLNAAPQEKPNVILIITDDQGYGDIGAHGNPLIRTPNMDQLHAESVRFTNFHVDPTCSPTRGALMSGKYSHRAKVWHTIAGGNHLRANEMTMADVFKASGYRTGMFGKWHLGSNYPYRPIDRGFDEWLGQGDGGTGTTDDYFANDRVNDHYLHNGEFEFRPGYAPDVFCDAAIDYIRDQDHDGQPFFVYLSTYVPHSPHTLADRGWADKYMPTVDPKVAYFFAAIERVDQSLGRLRKALQEEGLAENTTLIFMTDNGGTAGVPFFNAGMKGKKGSPYEGGHRTPFFVHWKKGKLRHGRDVADLTAHFDVLPTLIDLLDLKLPAQADFDGRSFKNQLYQPEKRLPERTLCVEVQRTFEPQKWRGATAMTKRWRLVNGTELYDIQADPGQNRNVFSAHPKVAAKLNRDFDTYWQHVSPGDRDRVVFVVGHERDPETYLQSMDWYAETVPWNHAATSSGASLSGSWHIEAAKAGTYRFEIRRWPKEVNAPITGIPEISKSIDAWDSLGGKATLLYSRNNPVPFKAMPVAAVRLQVGDKQWVQPAHEQESHITIDIPLNEKEYEVTAELLDSDHEVLAGAYYIYCRRLDR, encoded by the coding sequence ATGACCGATTCAGACCACCACTTGTCGATGGCTCCCCTCATGGGACTTTGTCTCTTGGCAGTGTTTCCATGCGGATCTCTCAATGCCGCCCCACAGGAGAAGCCCAATGTGATTCTGATCATCACGGATGATCAAGGCTATGGTGACATCGGTGCTCATGGAAATCCATTGATCCGGACACCGAACATGGACCAACTGCATGCGGAGTCCGTTCGTTTTACCAACTTTCATGTCGATCCCACTTGCTCGCCGACCCGCGGCGCACTCATGTCAGGGAAGTACTCCCACCGCGCCAAGGTGTGGCACACCATCGCGGGAGGGAACCACTTGCGAGCAAACGAAATGACGATGGCCGATGTGTTCAAAGCATCCGGGTACCGCACCGGAATGTTCGGCAAGTGGCACCTGGGATCGAATTACCCTTACCGGCCCATCGACCGCGGGTTTGATGAATGGTTGGGGCAGGGAGACGGGGGAACTGGCACGACCGACGACTACTTCGCCAACGACCGGGTAAACGATCATTACCTGCACAATGGAGAATTTGAATTTCGACCCGGTTACGCTCCCGACGTCTTCTGTGATGCGGCGATCGATTACATCCGGGATCAAGACCACGACGGGCAGCCGTTCTTTGTCTATCTGAGCACTTACGTTCCCCACTCCCCGCATACGCTTGCGGATCGGGGATGGGCGGACAAGTACATGCCCACGGTCGATCCCAAAGTGGCCTATTTCTTCGCGGCCATCGAACGCGTCGATCAAAGCCTTGGCCGGCTGCGAAAGGCATTGCAGGAAGAGGGACTGGCCGAGAACACCACCCTGATCTTCATGACGGACAACGGCGGGACCGCGGGCGTTCCATTCTTCAACGCAGGGATGAAGGGCAAGAAGGGCAGTCCTTATGAGGGCGGGCACCGGACGCCGTTTTTTGTGCATTGGAAGAAGGGGAAGCTTCGCCACGGCCGGGATGTCGCCGATTTGACCGCTCACTTCGATGTCCTCCCGACGCTGATCGATCTGCTCGACTTGAAACTGCCCGCGCAAGCTGACTTCGATGGACGCAGTTTCAAAAACCAACTTTATCAACCGGAGAAGCGGTTGCCTGAACGAACGCTCTGCGTCGAGGTCCAACGGACCTTTGAGCCACAAAAGTGGCGTGGAGCGACGGCTATGACCAAGCGGTGGCGCCTGGTCAATGGAACCGAGCTGTATGACATCCAGGCTGACCCCGGCCAGAACCGCAATGTCTTTTCGGCTCATCCGAAGGTCGCCGCAAAGCTGAATCGAGATTTCGATACCTACTGGCAACATGTCTCTCCCGGCGACCGTGATCGAGTTGTTTTTGTCGTCGGTCACGAACGGGATCCCGAGACCTACCTGCAGTCCATGGACTGGTATGCGGAGACAGTGCCATGGAACCATGCCGCAACCTCAAGCGGCGCGTCTCTTTCGGGATCATGGCACATCGAGGCGGCGAAGGCGGGAACCTACCGTTTCGAGATCAGACGCTGGCCGAAGGAAGTTAACGCGCCCATCACCGGCATTCCAGAAATCTCGAAGTCCATTGACGCCTGGGATTCTTTAGGAGGGAAAGCGACCCTTCTTTACAGTCGAAACAATCCCGTCCCTTTCAAGGCCATGCCGGTGGCCGCAGTGAGACTGCAGGTCGGCGACAAGCAATGGGTGCAGCCGGCGCATGAACAGGAATCCCATATCACTATCGATATCCCGCTAAACGAAAAAGAATACGAAGTCACCGCCGAACTACTCGACAGCGATCATGAGGTTCTGGCGGGCGCCTACTACATCTATTGCCGCAGGCTGGATCGATGA